In Lolium rigidum isolate FL_2022 chromosome 7, APGP_CSIRO_Lrig_0.1, whole genome shotgun sequence, the DNA window TCCAGGATGTGTCATTTATAATTGTCTTATTTGGTTAACATACTCCATATTTTAGCTTAAAAATGTGTTTCCAACTCTAGCAAAAGTCTTCGTCTCTCAGCCCCATTTTCTCTCCATAGGCACTGTTGTGTGACTCAACGCTCCTTTTTTACTCTTTCTCTTTCTTCCTCTGGCGGTTGCGACAGCGGCGACGATCAATAGGTGGGGTCACTTGGCGACATCAGCAACGTTGTCGAGAGCAGCGGTGACGGGGGCAGTGACAGGGAATGGGCGGAGGTGGCAACGGAACAACAATTATGTGCTAGGAAGAATACAGACTAGGGAGGATGGCCCTCTATGTTTCAACAAGCCAAAAGGGCAACTCGGGTTAGGCCAAACCAACGCCACACATAGCCGGGAGGAGCTCATACCTAGCTAGAAACTCAAGGTACACGGAATTTGTATGTGTACCTAAATCGAGTGTGCCAGTCTGTATGAGAGGCCACACGGAGAAATGACTTTCTACCGTGTAGGCGTGCATGGTGTATATATATGTGCGCATGGTTTCACCGTATTTCATTGCGTGCCAATTCGTgcagttttttgtggttttgtaaAACATGACAAAACTTGGTGAAACGTTTCAGCGCAAATCTTGAAGCACCAAATCATGGAGTGAAACATGCACGGTATAAACGCCGCGTTCGCTCTGCTCATGCCCTGTCTATGAGCAGAGCGTGTCTTAATCCGGATGAGTCATTCAAGCTCCGTAGCATGCATGATTGAAATTCATTGAGCAAGGTCGGCATGGTATATTGAGCTCTTTTCTGGTGCCATGCTAAGCAGAGGGGATGCATGTGCAATTTTAGAATCGTCCAGTGCTTCTCCTCACCGACGCCCTCTGTTCTTTATGTACGTGTGCCTGAGACAACTAGCATAGTGCATAGGTTGTACTTACTCTGCAAAAAAGCTGTAATGGAGGAGGTGAGGAACACTGGAAAGGACATTACCGGCTCCCTCAAACTCGATAATATAACGTTATCATGGGATTACGTTACCAACTTCCTCATCGATCCTTATTAATTTTGCATGTTTGCAGTTCGGCTTCTTCCTATAAATACCTGATCATTCCTCTGAACTTCTCATCCAAACCAGCTCATTTAGCTACCAAGCTTGCTAGCCGTGGTGTGCCATCTCAAGTGTGATCGAGcgagtagaagatggcgttgcattGGAGCAGCGGCCTCGCGGTCGCCGTCGCGGCGGTGCTCGCCGTTTCCGTGCTCTTCCCGGCGGGCGCCGCGGGCCACCCGCTGCCCCCTGCATCAGGCATGTTATTCCCGCAGTTCTACCAGCACACGTGCCCGCAGCTGCAGGAGGTGGTGGGCGCCATCGTGGCCAAGGAGCACGCCAAGGACCCCCGCATGGCTGCGTCGCTGGTCCGGCTGcacttccacgactgcttcgtgCAGGGCTGCGACGCGTCGGTGCTGCTCGACGCCGACGGCAGCGGCAGGTTCCAGACCGAGAAGCGGTCCAACCCGAACCGCGACTCGCTGAGGGGCTACGAGGTCATCGACGAGATCAAGGCCGCCATCGAGCACGCCTGCCCGCACACcgtctcctgcgccgacatcgtcgccgtcgccgccagggACTCCACCGTCCTGGTATGCAACAATTTCATCGGCTAACAGCGTATACAATGCAGCATCGTTTCGTTctctcgaaaacatttttttctgACTTTGATGAACCCGGCCGAACGAGCAGACGGGCGGACCGGGCTGGGAGGTGCCACTGGGACGGAGGGACTCGCTCACCGCCAGCTTGAGCGGCTCCAACAACCTCATCCCTGCTCCCAACGACACCCTCCCCACCATCGCCGCCAAGTTCCGCAACCAGGGGCTAGACATCGTCGACCTCGTCGCTCTCTCAGGTATGCATGTTAATTGTTACAGGTGTTTGATTGCCATTCCGAATGGACATGAACAGCTTGAGAGCATAAAGTAACATGTGCTGCATGTAATGAACAATCCAGGGGCACACACCATCGGCGACTCGCGCTGCGTCAGCTTCCGGCAGCGTCTGTACAACCAGAACAACGACGGGCGCCCAGACCCGACGCTGAACCCGGCCTACGCGGCGAAGCTGCGCGGGCGGTGCCCCAAGTCCGGCGGCGACCAGATCCTCTTCGCGCTCGACCCGGCCACCCAGTTCCGGTTCGACAACCAGTACTACAAGAACATCCTGGCCATGAACGGCCTGCTCAACTCCGACGAGGTCCTGCTCACGCAGAGCCACGAGACCATGCAGCTCGTCAAGAGCTACGCCGCCAGCAACGAGCTCTTCTTCGACCACTTCGCAAAGTCCATGGTCAAGATGGGCAACATCTCGCCGCTCACCGGGCACAGCGGCGAGATCAGGAAGATCTGCAGGAGGATCAACCACCACTAGGCAGATCAAGGGACTCTGTCTGAAGCTGGTGATGATTTCAGCGTGTTTCTCGCTTCTTGGTTTGCAATGTTCCTTTCAAGTGTAAACGTGTGATTATTGCATTTTGCTCTTCGTGTTGCACCGTAACGGTTGCAATcgtgcttttttttttctccatCTTTCGGTTGTTCATATTTCATTGTGCAATGTGCTACACTTGTACCAGGCCGGAAATGATCCAATAAAATGTTTATCACTTGTCCATGTCACTTGTTCAACTAAGAGTAGAGTGCTGTTTTCATGCAAAATTTACCATGCTGTGCTGTGACTTGTGAGAAATGACAACTGAAATACCGTTACCATGAATGGAGACAAATTGTCTCTTTATTTTACGGGTTCAAGAGCTTTATTAATTACTCGATAAGATTACAATCACTCGGAATAATATTAGCAAGAAAATCTTGGTTATAATTAATCCACAAGCATCTCCTCCTATTAGAACTATTGCTTAAGCTAGGTAAAGATGAGCCACATTATTAGCACCACGCCCAACAAAACTAATGCTTAAGCTAGGTAAAACTCGTCTAATCTCAGCTACTTCCTGGCAAATCACCATGATCTCCAATCTATTCTGAGAGTCATCATTGCAAATATTGATCACTTTCTTATTTTGCATCGCTCTCTAAAATGACATGTGTAAAACCCCTCTCTACCGCTAGGGTAGCCCCATCTTTGATTGCAAGTGCCTCCATGGTTCGTGCATCGGCAATATTTTCATACCATCTTGCTTGCGCTCTGAGAAGTTTACTTTGATGGTCTCGGATAACCAACACGGTGCCACCTGCCATCGTGTATTTACTGAAAGATGCATTAGTATTGATCTTGAACACACCTTGACCAGGTTCCTTCCAATAGTCTTTCCTCCGGGGTAGTTTCTTCCCCTTCTCTTTCCCAATATGAGCAAGATCCAGTGTAGTTTGCATCACCCATCTAACAGAATTTGTCACTGATCTTACGCCTTCACCATGGCGTCGGGTATTTCTCTCGAACCATGTCGACCAGCAACCACACATAATCTTCGCTGCATCTTCTTCCTTAATTACTTTAGTATCGACCATGGCCATCGCCTAAGACTCAGCATGAAGCATGGGAATCTTTACACCACAAAGATACCTTCATATCTTCCCAAAATAGACGTGCCCAGGTGAACTAAAAAAATGCATGAAAATGGATTCTCGCTCGACGCCACATGCTTCACAATGCGCAATTCTATCCATGTGTCGATGCTTAAAAACTTGTCTAGCAGGCACGAGTTTTTTAATCACCCGCCAACAGAATGACCTAATCTTTGGTGGTACCGGCATTCACCACAACTTATTCCAACATTGATTAGTGTCCTCTCCACAACTAGAAGCTTGTAGGCTGCCATGATGCTATGATTCTATACGCTGAGCGAACAGAGAAAACACCATTTCTTTCATACGCCCAAGCCCACTAATCCTCAACAAATCTACCAAGAGGAATTTGAAAGATAGCTCTCTTGGATGCGGTTTGTTAATACTGAGTGGTTACAGCTATACCGCCGAAGATGGAAAAGATTTAGGGAAAGGCGTGGGGGTTAGGGTGTGGGTTCTGGGGGACTTGCGGACATAGGAAGATGGAAAAGATTAGGGCAAGGTGTGGTTGACTAGTAGTCGTAGTGGCTTGGGAAGGGTGGGGCGACAAGACAACGCGGTAGCGACGTcggtcgctgatacgtctcaaatgtatctataatttttgatgctccatgcttgttttacaccaattcatatatgttttgcttacacttcgttgcacttttatatgatttccggcactaacctattaacaagatgccgcagtgccagtttcctgttttctgctgtttttgtatttcagaaaagttgtacatgaaatattctcggaattggacaaaataaaagccgaagtcaatattttaccgaaatgaagacgaagtccgaaggggggtcgaagaggcgcagcagggcgtccaaaccacccctaggcgcgaccaggacctggcccgcgcctagggtaggtgtggggccacgaggcaccccaccgacctaaatcctctgcCTATTTATACATTTTCTCGGGAAAAAATCTGAATATACAagcctccgcccacgaaaagttccactccgccgccgtcgcagacaagatccgagggacataagtctctgttccggcaccctgccgggacggggaattgccaccggagccatctccatcgactccactgccatctccatcgttgttgctgactcccacgatgaggagtgagtagttcttccccggggctgagggctctaccggtagctatgtggtttatctctctctctctctctctctcatggtgtgatatttatgtgaccacgagctttgtaatctagatgtcgttatgctattcaagtggattttacttatgtgatctccggagactccttgtaccacgtgtgtaaaggtgacggtgtgtgcaccgtgtgggtctcttaggctatatttcacagaatacttgttcactgaattatgatttgagttgaatgtctctatgaaattgtggtgtgttagtacctcctatgaatgctgaaagtgcagcgtggggtgttcattagtacttgagaatacatctttaaggtttgcttttgcagccctacgcgatgaaatagtgttcgttatccaaccggagagtagttcagagtaggatagtgaagtgcttatatttatattcctttataatATCATTGttcagagtgaccactagtgaaagtatgatccataggacatgttttcaaacatcgaatcaccgtttatttactgttctactgcatgtttacttgctgccatatttatttcagattgttattaccactcatattcatccatatcacttgcattttactatctcttcaccgaactagtgaagCTATACATTTGATAAGTGTATTGAATGTGTTGgtgatacaagagacttcttgtatcttaattgcaaggttacttgagagggatatctttgacctctacctccctgagttcgataaaccttgggtaatccacttaagggaaacttgctgttgttctacaaacctctgcacttggaggcccaacactgtctacaaaaatagaagcgtgcgtagacatcagtcgcgAAATGACCATGACGATTAGGAATAGTGATGCCGAACCTTTGTGCTGTACAAACATAAATGTTGTGCATTCTAGTTGGTTCGCTAGCACCATCTCTGAGATTTGTGTGACCAATGCAAGTATGAGACCCCAAATATGTTCATTTTGTATCTTTTTTCTTGCAATGTCCTATGATTAAAATGTGGCACAATCTAAGGCAAGGGGTTCTCTATAGACCTTGTCCAATGTGCACGCACAATGCTTGTGCACTTGAATTGTTTTGTGGAGAATCCCTTTGCCTTGTGTGTGCACTAAGTATGAGGCACCATCTTGTTGATGTTCATTCATGCACTATTGTTATCCATAAGCCTTGTCATATAGTACCATGTCCTACATGCAATCAAATTGATTGTGCATCTTTCTTGGTACTATGGAACCATCTCTTTGCCTTCTGTGTGCTACATTGTATGATACACCATTTGTGTTATTCATCCTTCCTAAGACATGATTAAACTATGGCACTTGGTAAGCATAGGGTTGGTGTGGTTGGACCACAAGCTTTGTACAAGCATATTGTTTATGCATTCCTTCTGGTTCCAGACGTCCCAACTCTAAAGATGTATGTGCTCCTTATTCTGAGGCATTTTTATGTGTAGGCAATGCTACTCGGAGTTTTGGCGGAGGTTCCTCAAGGGGAGGGGTTAAGCAAAAGGCCAAGAGGAAGGCCGACCAATGTTGTACACTTCCATGAGAAGGTCTCCCCGGAGCATTTCATCAAGGTGATCTTCCAGCCTACTATGGACATGCTGTCAATCCCTAAGGCCTTCATGCCATTCTTCGCTAAGATCCCATCGACGATCACCCTCAAGACCTACACTGGATGTAATTGGGATGTCAAGACTAGGATGGCGTATGGACAAGCCATCCTCGATCAGGATTGGCTAGATTTTTCCATTGCCCACGGTATGAGGGTTAGCTACTTCGTGATATTCCATAAGCTCAATCCGACCGTGTACAGAGTGGTCGTCTTCAACTACTCGTGCAGTGAGgtgatgacgaagtgccttgaCCATGGAGATGTCACCAGGAATATTGTCTAAGTGTGAGAGTAATTGCCACAAGTTGATTCGTGCCTGCCTGACTTGTCGTCTTACTAGTTTAAGTATTTTGCTAAGTAAGGTGATCGTGGGTCAGTAggtggtaacctcaccacttGTTTGCTTTTGGTTGTTCCATGGGCTGCAAGCCATGCAACTAAAACTGATTTCTCCCCAAGGCCTAACAATTTCTTCACGAGCTTTCAAACGACGTTGAATAACATTGCTTAAACATCATTTCAGACGAATATGGTCTTAAGACCTGTCCCGAGAGTCTAAAAATGACACATTCTACCGACCACCCCCATAGAATTTGCCCACGCCTCTCTCCTACGTACAAACATGGGGTTGagctggcttgataacttttCTTAGCCCCCCTTTTTTTTATAGTTTTCAGATTTGGCCAGGCCTACAATCCAGTAGAAGCCCACGAGCGCatcattctctttttttttgtaagAAAAACCCATAAACAAGAGGAGCGCGATGGGAGGTACCCTTTCCCTGCCCTTGGTGCCTCCCTTTGTCGCGGCGCTACACAAACAAGTACGTGTGCGCTGCCGCTGGTATCTCCTCTCTCCCtgcgcgccaccgccaccgccaccgccctgctCTCTCCTTCCGCAGCACATCACATCGCAGCGCTGCCGCCACACTCCTCCATGCAACAGAGCATTGCCGCCATCATGCGTTCTGCCCCACAACAGAGCCCTCTTCTCTCCCTTCCGCACCGAGCCACCCTCTTttttccttctctctctctctctcttcgtctcCGGTGCGGTTTAGCCGTAACGGGCCAGGGACGGTCCAATAGGAGTCCAACATGGAGAGCCCGTGCCCCTATCTCTTCGCTAGCTCTCTCCAGGCTGGGCCGCTGGGGAATCCTATTTTGTGCTCGACGCTCACAGGGAAACTATCGTGGGCCtccatctttttcttcctcccACCTccgtctccctctctctcccgccGAAGAATccccccgccgcccccgccggccgTCACCGCGTGCCTCCGCCACCCGCGCCCGGAGCCGCTCCCCGGCGCCCCCCCCTgctcgagccgccgccgccgccgcccccggatttcctccacccccccccccgcccccgcaCCACccaccttcttctccggcgacggccacCCACCCGCACACGAAACCCTAAGTACCAACGCCGGCGAGTCCCGCACCCGAACCataagacccccccccccccccgccgcacCCGAAACCCTAAGCTTCATTCCCGTATCCGGCGAGGTGGTGGTCTTCTCCAACCCCGTTCCGTCCATTGCTTAACGGGACCGGCCCAGGCGCTCGTCGGGGGTACGCGTGAACTCGTCGGCGTTCGCGTGAAGTGTAGAATAGGGATTTCCCTNNNNNNNNNNNNNNNNNNNNNNNNNNNNNNNNNNNNNNNNNNNNNNNNNNNNNNNNNNNNNNNNNNNNNNNNNNNNNNNNNNNNNNNNNNNNNNNNNNNNTGCATGCTTACGACTCAGATGTTCAACTAGGCATGCCGCTGTGAACTATGCTGCTAATGTTTTCTGCCCGCTGGATGCACTAGACGCCACTTCCTTTCTTTTCCTTCATCTTCTGCTGTAAGAACTTGTCATTCCCGTGGATTAATTATTAAAGAAGGTGGCTAGTTCGGTTTGAACAACGTAGTATGATGAAAAACATTTAATTAGCACTCCATATCCGTTTTCATATACTTTATGGTTTATGGTTTACGAACACAAAGAGGATCATCGTCTCACATTATCCTTTTTTGTCACAACCAAAGCTTCCAAAGAAGTACCTTAGGTTCACACGTGTTATGGCAAGATCAAGTTGCATGAATACGTGAGATATGTCAGATGGCTTTGATCTAAGGCTGCGGTTAATGTGCTAAAGGTAGTAGGAGCTGGGACCTGGGAAGGCCATGAAATATATCAGTCTATAAAGACATCAACACATGCACTAAGGGTTATAGCAAGTCCAACAAATAGAGAAGTGGGCATACTGGCATATAAGCAACCAGAAACTACCTTAGGATTGGAAGGCATAGGGAATTTAGTCTAtaaaaagctttattgaaaagggtaGTGTTGGGATCAGAATTAATGAAGATATTGGACACTACTTTCAAACGAGAAAAGGGCTTCGACAAGGTGATCCGATGTCACCTATTCTTTTCAACATTGTTGCAGACATGCTAGCAATTTTGATTGCGAGAGCGAAAGAGGATGGTCAGGTAGCTGGCCTGATTCCTCATTTAGTTGACGGCGGGGTCTCGATTCtacaatatgcggatgacactATTATTTTTATGGAGCATGATTTAAACAAAGCGTTAAACATGAAATTAGTTCTATGTATTTTTGAGCAACTGTCGGGtttgaaaataaattttcataagagcgagttgttttgttttggtaagGCCAAGGAGATGGAGAGTGACTATAAAATTTTGTTCGGGTGTGACATTGGATCAGTACCATTCAGATATTTGGGTATCCCGATAAACTttcgaaagttaagaaatggggaTTGGAAACCAGTTGAAGATCGATTTGAGAGAAAATTAAGTAGTTGGATTGGTAAAATGCTTTCTTACGGGGATCGTCTCGTACTTATTAACTCTATTCTCACAAGCCTTCCCATGTTTatgctttcttttcttgaaattcCGAAGGGggttaggaagagattggattatTTCAGATCTCGTTTTTTCTGGCAAAGTGATGGtcataaaaagaaatataggttGACAAAGTGGAACATAATATGCAGGCCGAAAGAACAAGGAGGGTTAGGAATTGAGGATTTAGAACTCAAAAATAAAAGTCTGTTAGCCAAGTGGTTGCataaacttattaatgaagagGGTATGTGGCAAGAGTTGTTGCACAAGAAATATTTAAGTTCTAAAACTCTCTCTCAGGTTTCTGCTAATCCAACGGACTCACCATTTTGGAAGGGACTTATGAAAGTAAAGGATGAATTTTTTAAACGCGGTTCGTTTCAAATAGGTAATGGCCAGAGTACTAGATTTTGGGAGGATATTTGGCTAGGACAAAGGTCTTTGGCTAGTGAATACCCATCTTTATATAACATAGTGAACCACAGGAACGTTACTGTTGAGAATGTGTTATCAGCCTCACCACTTAATATCAGCTTTAGAAGAACGCTGAATGATTATAAATGGGAAAGATGGACTCATTTGTTAAATAGATTAATCATGGTACAACTCTCGGATAGCGAAGATACTTTCAAATGGAGCCTCACGTCCTCTGGTATTTATACGGTTAAATCAATGTATATTGATTTGCTTAATGATAACTCTATTTTTCTTAATAAATATATCTGGAAGATGAAGGTACCTCTCAAGAttaggatttttatgtggtttcttcagAAAAAGGTTATACTCACGAAGGATAATTTAGCCAAACGTAATTGGCAGGGGGATGTgagatgttgtttttgtgatcatgAGGAGAATATACAACACTTGTTTTTAACTTGTCCGTTCACCCGTATGATATGGAGAATTATTTACATGACTTTCAATATAACTCCCCCTTTAAACATTACAAATTTGTTTGGGAAATGGTTGAATGGGGTGCCCAAAATAGAAAAGGCTCATATTAGAGTGGGTGTATGTGCTGTCTTATGGGCGATTTGGAAAGTTCGGAATGATTGCATCTTTAACAAAAAGAGTTTCCCATCATTTTTGCAGGTCATTCCTTTAGCTACACACTTGATCCATATGTGGTCCTATCGACGTGCGAGTGgatatggatattgggtgcaaccgccTGGTTATGGTTGCACGGGATTTCTACAACCGGTGCGGATGGTCTCGCTGATAGGCGTTTGGAATGCCGATGCAAAGAAGCTTCATGTTGCTATTCTTTTTTAGATGGCTCATTTTTGTTGAGACCCTTTGTGATCCGTGATTTGTAATAAGTCTTTAGTCGTTCGTGTGTACAACTGGATTCGTTTGATATCTTAATAAAGCGGCcgtatgcatcattttgatgcagaggctggggaaacccatttcgaaaaaaaaaaaatgtgtgtTAGCAACACAGATCAACGGGGCATCAAGGAGATTGCTTCTgcatagctagctagctagcaaaacCAACTCCTAACACACAATAGAAGCATCATAATCTAGCAAATTATGCTCGGAATCTTACTACCTaagaagtggctgacttaatttgtCAGAGAAGTGCGTAGGGGAACTTTCTTGAGATTGTAGGCTACCATATTGACTGGTTGATCAAACTCTAAGAGATTCGTCGTGCCTTGTAAGTTTCATACTCCTAAGCACTTTCTTTAGTATGTGCTAATATGTTCCAACCGACCAATACTCTGATGGTAGTTAGCAACTCTACACATAGAGCTGCAAGACGTCACATTAATTGTTGGCTAAACATGTGATACTGATCATTTTCTTGGTTCCAGAACTTGTTTAACGATGTTTATCTCATATTCTCACGTAGCGTTGAACATGTTTTTCCCACTTCAAATTCCCCACCGGGCAATTGATAATATACCTAGTATATATGCATCATCATCATTACTCAATTAAATATATGTCTAATAATACCTCTCGAGTCGAAATTTGGCTCTTTTCTTCCGTGTGTGCATGTGTTGCAGAATGCTTAATTAAGTTCATGTCAGTTTGTACCACAATCCAGCCTCCCGCTAAAGTGATCTATTCTTTGTAACAACGGTCCAAACACCACCAAAACAGCACCAGAAATCTATCTTCTTCAAAAACAACGGCTCCAAGAAGGGAATATTGTACAAGCGTTGTCATTGTCCTGATCATAGGCCACGTTTTTACCCATGAGAAAGTCCGCGCTCACGAAATAATAACTTCAACAAGGCTATTGCCAGACACAACTAATTAAGGTGAGACATTGGATTTTCACCCAGCAAGATTAGACCCTGAATCTGTCCTATGTTGTCGTCCCCACTTTTCGATGCTGCTGCTCCAAGTTAGGGATGACCACGCCAGAACCTCATCGCTAGCAGGACTAGAACCACCATTATTAGTCCCCAGATCTTGACTTCCATGTTATTCTCGACTTCACCATGTAACTAAATACATGTCTCAGTATGGAAAATGGCAAAAGACTGCAAATCTTCGCATTGCTCCCTCTAAAACCAAACGGTAAGAAAACACAATTGCG includes these proteins:
- the LOC124679008 gene encoding peroxidase 72-like; the protein is MALHWSSGLAVAVAAVLAVSVLFPAGAAGHPLPPASGMLFPQFYQHTCPQLQEVVGAIVAKEHAKDPRMAASLVRLHFHDCFVQGCDASVLLDADGSGRFQTEKRSNPNRDSLRGYEVIDEIKAAIEHACPHTVSCADIVAVAARDSTVLTGGPGWEVPLGRRDSLTASLSGSNNLIPAPNDTLPTIAAKFRNQGLDIVDLVALSGAHTIGDSRCVSFRQRLYNQNNDGRPDPTLNPAYAAKLRGRCPKSGGDQILFALDPATQFRFDNQYYKNILAMNGLLNSDEVLLTQSHETMQLVKSYAASNELFFDHFAKSMVKMGNISPLTGHSGEIRKICRRINHH